A single region of the Gemmatimonadaceae bacterium genome encodes:
- the mreC gene encoding rod shape-determining protein MreC: MARAVRAGNSRIDLIILGGAAVLALVARGLPPNLRDPVASSMRTTFLAPLVMLQERAEASRRSLLLDDARTAIRDSVSLRAMTVASLENENDRLRQLIGLGARLRWGFIPGEAIHGRGVRDVTTMTVTSGSNAGVRRLSPVIAPEGVVGMVSTVDPTMSEAMIWTHPDFRVSAMSEDGAAFGIVQAHLPSATTGYLMELRGIPFRSALKPGVLIVSSGLGGVWPRGIPVGTVLEEVKTAEGWARTYLLKPAVSPADVGAVMILRTDRVTKGFENVWTSVAAAEAAAQRIVVSGDSAAKSAALAEAAARRAALDTTRREVGVPSPIPGGLPPELMPDTLINEEAGLPLDTSAAAVARREAIRRAAARRDSLRRDSLERQAPRPSPTRGN, translated from the coding sequence GTGGCACGCGCTGTCCGGGCTGGCAACAGCCGCATAGATCTGATCATACTCGGCGGCGCTGCTGTTCTGGCGCTGGTGGCGAGAGGGTTGCCACCCAATCTTCGCGACCCCGTGGCGAGCTCGATGCGAACTACTTTCCTCGCACCACTAGTGATGCTCCAGGAGCGGGCGGAGGCAAGCCGCCGTTCGCTCCTCCTCGATGATGCGCGCACCGCGATCCGCGACAGCGTTTCCCTGCGAGCCATGACCGTCGCTTCGCTCGAGAACGAGAACGACCGGCTCCGCCAGCTGATTGGATTGGGCGCGCGACTGAGGTGGGGGTTCATTCCGGGAGAGGCGATCCATGGACGCGGCGTCCGGGATGTCACCACGATGACGGTGACTTCCGGGTCAAATGCAGGGGTGCGCCGTCTGAGTCCCGTCATCGCCCCGGAGGGCGTCGTCGGCATGGTCAGCACTGTCGATCCGACGATGAGCGAGGCCATGATCTGGACTCACCCCGATTTCCGCGTGAGTGCAATGTCGGAAGATGGAGCCGCATTCGGGATCGTTCAGGCCCATCTCCCCAGCGCAACGACAGGCTACCTGATGGAACTGCGGGGAATACCGTTCCGAAGCGCGCTCAAGCCGGGCGTGTTAATTGTCAGCTCAGGACTCGGTGGCGTGTGGCCGCGCGGCATTCCTGTCGGAACGGTGCTCGAAGAGGTCAAGACGGCCGAAGGCTGGGCGCGTACATATCTTCTGAAGCCCGCGGTTTCGCCAGCAGACGTTGGCGCGGTGATGATACTTAGAACCGATCGCGTAACCAAAGGCTTTGAGAACGTGTGGACAAGCGTTGCCGCTGCCGAGGCCGCAGCTCAGCGGATTGTTGTGTCTGGTGATTCGGCGGCGAAAAGCGCGGCGTTGGCCGAGGCAGCGGCACGACGTGCCGCGCTTGATACCACCCGCCGCGAAGTGGGTGTGCCAAGCCCGATTCCAGGCGGACTGCCGCCCGAGCTGATGCCCGATACGTTGATCAATGAAGAAGCCGGATTGCCGCTGGATACAAGTGCCGCAGCAGTCGCCAGGCGGGAGGCAATACGTCGGGCAGCCGCACGTCGTGACTCTCTGCGACGCGATTCACTGGAACGACAGGCGCCGAGGCCTAGCCCTACGAGGGGCAACTGA
- the mreD gene encoding rod shape-determining protein MreD, protein MNLASTLRAAMLFLILVLLHYTLRPLLGWRAPMDFLVLALLLSAIRVRPAAGALIGLALGLVSDSLTPDALGAGAAAMTVVGYLASWLKAVFFADNIALNAFFFFLGKWIFDVIYFVVENRIGGIELVQQLLLWSPLSAAATAVAGMVLILVMRPLLEPART, encoded by the coding sequence ATGAACCTCGCCAGCACTCTCCGCGCGGCGATGTTGTTCCTGATTCTGGTACTGCTGCACTACACGCTTCGCCCGCTACTCGGCTGGCGCGCTCCGATGGATTTTCTCGTGCTTGCACTGTTGCTTTCGGCGATTCGCGTGAGGCCTGCGGCTGGCGCCCTTATTGGACTGGCTCTCGGTCTTGTGTCGGATTCGCTTACCCCTGACGCACTGGGAGCCGGAGCGGCCGCAATGACGGTTGTGGGGTATCTGGCTTCCTGGCTGAAAGCCGTCTTCTTCGCTGACAACATTGCACTGAACGCGTTCTTTTTCTTTCTGGGCAAATGGATCTTTGACGTCATCTATTTCGTGGTTGAGAACCGAATTGGTGGAATCGAGCTTGTCCAGCAACTGCTGCTGTGGTCTCCGCTATCGGCAGCTGCAACCGCGGTCGCCGGCATGGTGCTGATTCTTGTCATGCGGCCCCTCCTCGAGCCGGCGCGCACATGA
- the mrdA gene encoding penicillin-binding protein 2, whose amino-acid sequence MSFHPNDIARRTRLSSVALAVGFVLLLGAFFRAQVLETAAYTVQSQENRLRPIPLPAPRGIIYDRKGQIIAENLPAYSVSITAPSLDSLRASLKQLQPTLQLTETDINRAVRRYRRAPTRPTVILADASIDVISVLEEHRIDYPRLIIQSVPKRFYPDGPLVASFVGYTGEISESDLNLPQYEGYNPGQSVGRGGLEKQYEKVLRGIEGVRYDEVDARGRAVQGVGPRPDKDARGAPPLQTNIDLDLQKFVASVFGDSLRGGAIALEPNSGAVLALYSNPSFDPNRFTGGIPADYWKELNTDPWRPLFNKVIQGTYPPASTWKLATAAIGLENKVVKLEERMSIPCNGGMQYGSRYFRCWEKRGHGYQTLSGAIEKSCDVYFYQLGLRIGLSKLVGGGIDLQFADRSGIDLPNEYKPRFPARDVRTYYNKRYGPRGWTAGANSLNLSIGQGENSQTVVNMAKFYTALATDGHTATPALVKRDPDRKKVLTFSPNQWTTIRTALAGVVSSRGTAGGSAIKGLVIAGKTGTAQNSENPNVDHAWFVGFAPAEKPTILVAVFLEFGDHGWLAARVASKIMGRYTGAVPIEIATTEIE is encoded by the coding sequence ATGAGTTTTCATCCTAATGATATCGCGCGGCGAACCCGGCTCAGCTCGGTTGCGCTGGCAGTCGGATTCGTCCTCCTGCTGGGCGCGTTTTTCCGGGCACAGGTACTCGAGACCGCTGCCTATACTGTGCAGTCGCAGGAAAATCGGCTGCGGCCCATACCGCTGCCGGCACCCCGTGGAATCATCTACGACCGAAAGGGCCAGATTATCGCAGAGAATCTGCCGGCGTATTCGGTTTCTATCACTGCGCCGAGTCTGGACTCCCTCCGCGCGTCCCTCAAGCAGTTGCAGCCGACGCTTCAGCTCACTGAAACCGATATCAACCGGGCCGTGCGCCGCTACCGGCGGGCACCTACCCGGCCGACGGTGATCCTTGCCGACGCGTCGATCGATGTGATCTCGGTTCTCGAGGAGCATCGGATCGACTATCCCAGGCTGATCATTCAGTCTGTCCCGAAAAGATTCTATCCGGATGGACCGCTGGTCGCGTCGTTCGTTGGCTACACCGGAGAGATTTCCGAATCCGATCTCAATCTGCCGCAGTACGAGGGATACAATCCAGGACAGAGCGTTGGCAGGGGCGGCCTTGAAAAACAGTATGAAAAGGTACTCCGTGGAATCGAGGGAGTTCGCTACGATGAGGTTGACGCACGAGGGCGAGCCGTTCAGGGAGTGGGGCCGCGGCCTGACAAGGACGCTCGCGGCGCGCCGCCGCTGCAGACCAACATCGACCTCGATCTGCAGAAGTTCGTAGCCTCCGTTTTCGGTGACTCGCTTCGCGGCGGCGCCATTGCGCTCGAGCCGAATTCCGGTGCGGTTCTCGCGCTATACAGTAATCCGAGCTTCGATCCCAACCGCTTCACCGGTGGAATACCGGCAGACTACTGGAAGGAGCTGAATACCGACCCGTGGCGTCCGCTGTTCAACAAGGTCATTCAGGGAACGTATCCGCCGGCTTCCACGTGGAAGCTGGCAACAGCGGCGATAGGGCTGGAGAACAAGGTGGTGAAGCTGGAAGAGCGCATGTCCATTCCGTGCAACGGGGGTATGCAGTATGGCAGCCGATACTTCCGCTGCTGGGAAAAACGGGGGCATGGCTATCAGACGCTTTCGGGTGCGATTGAAAAATCCTGCGATGTCTACTTCTATCAGCTCGGCTTGCGGATCGGACTTTCGAAACTGGTTGGGGGCGGCATCGACCTTCAGTTCGCGGATCGTTCGGGCATCGACCTTCCCAACGAGTACAAGCCGCGTTTTCCAGCTCGGGATGTAAGAACCTATTACAACAAGCGGTACGGCCCCCGGGGATGGACGGCGGGAGCGAACTCGCTGAACCTTTCGATTGGCCAGGGCGAGAATTCGCAGACGGTGGTGAACATGGCGAAATTCTACACGGCGCTCGCGACCGACGGCCACACGGCAACGCCGGCGCTAGTGAAGCGGGATCCGGATCGTAAAAAAGTCCTTACGTTTTCCCCCAACCAGTGGACTACGATCCGCACCGCGCTTGCCGGCGTCGTCTCCTCGCGCGGAACTGCCGGTGGCTCGGCAATCAAGGGGTTGGTGATTGCGGGAAAAACCGGCACCGCGCAAAACAGTGAAAACCCAAACGTCGATCATGCGTGGTTCGTCGGGTTTGCGCCGGCGGAAAAGCCCACGATTCTGGTTGCTGTTTTCCTGGAGTTCGGCGACCATGGCTGGCTGGCCGCGCGCGTTGCGTCGAAGATCATGGGCCGCTACACGGGTGCGGTGCCAATCGAGATTGCGACGACTGAAATCGAGTGA
- the rodA gene encoding rod shape-determining protein RodA: MRRTVADYPLVLTALILSLFGVAMVYSAGQTDTPTAVAKVYKSQLVWLLFGMLGAYGISRSSVRFLEWVTVPAYIFSTLLLALTLVIGAGAGTAASTKSWIAIGGVRLGQPSELAKITVVMMLAHVLAARKEPPKSLLDLWKPALVVGVPWLIIMLQPDLGTGIVFIGIFFGMLYWSGVSWPLLLLLGSPLVSGILAFSTGLWGAWFLVLAALVLYYRPYLVEGIVLMVANIGTGIIAPILWEKLAPYQQNRLLTFLDPSSDPRASGYHVLQSKIAIGSGGFSGKGFTLGTQKRLAFLPEQHTDFIFAVVGEEIGFIGVTLALTLFLIVFLRITRIAGRANDSFSSLVAFGLMTSWFVHVLVNVGMTLNLMPITGIPLPFFSYGGSFMLACWLAVGILARISGEGRGKAAFQTS, from the coding sequence ATGCGACGCACTGTCGCGGACTATCCGCTCGTACTTACCGCGCTCATCCTATCGCTATTCGGTGTAGCGATGGTCTACTCAGCGGGTCAGACTGATACACCCACCGCGGTTGCAAAAGTCTACAAGTCTCAGCTTGTTTGGCTGCTTTTCGGGATGCTGGGCGCTTACGGGATCAGCAGGTCATCGGTGCGGTTTCTCGAGTGGGTGACCGTTCCCGCGTACATTTTTTCCACGCTTCTCCTCGCGCTCACCCTCGTCATTGGTGCCGGTGCCGGTACGGCCGCAAGTACGAAGAGCTGGATCGCCATCGGCGGCGTACGGCTTGGCCAGCCTTCAGAACTGGCAAAGATCACGGTCGTGATGATGCTTGCCCACGTCCTTGCCGCGCGCAAGGAACCGCCAAAGTCTCTGCTCGATCTCTGGAAGCCTGCCCTCGTTGTTGGCGTCCCGTGGCTGATCATCATGCTGCAGCCGGATCTCGGCACGGGAATCGTCTTCATCGGTATCTTCTTCGGAATGCTGTACTGGTCGGGCGTTTCCTGGCCCCTCCTGCTCCTCCTCGGCAGCCCGCTGGTGAGCGGTATCCTTGCGTTCAGCACCGGGTTGTGGGGCGCCTGGTTTCTGGTGCTCGCTGCATTGGTGCTTTATTACCGGCCTTACCTTGTCGAAGGCATCGTGTTGATGGTTGCCAACATCGGCACCGGTATCATCGCGCCCATACTCTGGGAGAAGCTTGCGCCGTACCAGCAGAACCGGCTGCTGACGTTTCTCGATCCATCGTCCGATCCACGCGCGTCCGGCTACCACGTCCTGCAATCCAAGATCGCGATCGGCTCGGGCGGCTTCTCCGGCAAGGGGTTTACACTGGGAACGCAGAAGCGCCTGGCGTTTCTGCCGGAACAACACACCGATTTCATCTTTGCCGTGGTCGGAGAGGAGATAGGCTTTATCGGCGTGACTCTCGCGCTGACGCTGTTCCTCATTGTCTTCCTCCGCATTACGCGAATCGCGGGTCGGGCGAACGATTCTTTCAGCTCGCTGGTTGCGTTCGGCCTCATGACGAGCTGGTTTGTTCACGTCCTCGTAAATGTCGGAATGACGCTCAACCTCATGCCGATCACCGGCATCCCGCTGCCGTTTTTCAGCTACGGCGGGTCCTTCATGCTGGCTTGCTGGCTGGCGGTCGGAATACTGGCTCGTATCTCGGGTGAGGGCAGGGGCAAGGCCGCGTTCCAGACGAGCTGA
- the accD gene encoding acetyl-CoA carboxylase, carboxyltransferase subunit beta — MAWFRKEKKARQPRREKHEIPPDAWEKCERCDHTDIREKFIRNLNVCPSCDYHRRIRAIEYVNLLLDEGTTEETETEIHSTDPLGFPEYPQRLVKATTKSGEGDAIMTFTGQLAGLPACLGVMDFAFMGGSMGSVVGEKIARLGQKALERKFAFILVSASGGARMQEGVLSLMQMAKAAAILSQLAERRIPYVSILTNPTTGGVSASYAMLGDAILAEPGAVIGFAGPRVIKQTIGQDLPEGFQTSEFLLEHGMVDAVVHRRDLKQTVGQLLRHMSGKPASSGWTAT; from the coding sequence ATGGCATGGTTTCGTAAAGAGAAGAAGGCCCGGCAGCCGCGGCGCGAGAAGCACGAAATTCCGCCCGACGCCTGGGAAAAATGCGAACGATGCGACCACACGGACATTCGCGAGAAGTTCATCCGCAATCTCAATGTGTGCCCCAGTTGCGACTATCATCGGCGCATCAGGGCAATCGAGTATGTGAATCTGCTGCTCGACGAAGGAACCACCGAAGAGACCGAAACAGAGATTCATTCCACCGATCCGCTCGGCTTCCCTGAATACCCCCAGCGGCTGGTGAAGGCGACCACAAAGTCGGGGGAGGGAGACGCCATCATGACGTTCACCGGCCAACTCGCGGGGCTTCCTGCGTGTCTGGGTGTGATGGACTTTGCTTTCATGGGCGGGTCGATGGGTTCGGTGGTGGGGGAAAAGATTGCGCGCCTTGGACAGAAAGCGCTCGAGAGAAAGTTTGCATTTATCCTCGTGTCGGCGTCCGGGGGAGCACGTATGCAGGAAGGCGTGTTGAGCCTTATGCAAATGGCGAAAGCTGCTGCGATACTATCGCAGCTCGCCGAACGTCGCATTCCGTATGTGTCCATACTCACCAACCCGACCACCGGTGGCGTGAGCGCGAGTTACGCGATGCTTGGCGACGCGATTCTGGCAGAGCCCGGAGCAGTGATTGGTTTCGCCGGGCCACGGGTCATCAAGCAGACTATCGGTCAGGATCTTCCCGAAGGTTTCCAGACATCGGAGTTTCTCCTCGAGCATGGAATGGTCGACGCCGTCGTTCACCGTCGTGACCTCAAGCAGACCGTCGGCCAGTTATTGCGGCACATGAGTGGGAAGCCCGCGTCGTCGGGGTGGACTGCGACCTGA
- a CDS encoding folylpolyglutamate synthase/dihydrofolate synthase family protein, with protein MGSPRRRGGLRPDQDRPAEHSLSEYEKSLATLFARTGATSKFGLERTQAFLTLLGNPHDRIDTIHVAGTNGKGSVVATLYALLRAKGLRVGRYTSPHLIDFRERIVVDDVEISGAEVVDFLSRWAPDCERLGATFFEITTALAFHHFASKAVDIAIIETGLGGRLDATNVITPLVAGVTSISVEHTEYLGDTLEMIAAEKGGIFKRNVPAVFGPMPDEARKSLIAAAARVGVSELICGSDRLRPLNIDVAFEGTGFDVYESGQLVHLRTGLVGAEQAANACTAMTMLNAAGPGFGTIAREAAPALLAVHLQGRFQRVGKIIFDVAHNPDSMAALIRTLAAVGPPRPIVGVLGILRDKDWKTMIRQFSRIADRIVLTQPPSAPDTRAWDVSDAAAFATGQGWTAAAEPDFRRALHSAVTEGNSVVVTGSFHTVGDALTLADSL; from the coding sequence GTGGGAAGCCCGCGTCGTCGGGGTGGACTGCGACCTGATCAGGATCGACCAGCGGAACACAGTCTGAGCGAGTATGAGAAGTCACTCGCGACGCTTTTTGCGCGCACTGGTGCCACGTCAAAATTCGGACTCGAACGGACACAGGCATTCCTCACGCTGCTTGGCAACCCACATGACCGAATCGATACGATTCACGTTGCCGGAACAAATGGTAAAGGCAGCGTCGTAGCCACTCTCTATGCATTGCTGAGAGCAAAGGGACTGCGCGTAGGTCGTTACACGTCGCCGCATCTGATCGATTTTCGGGAGCGGATAGTCGTTGACGATGTAGAGATAAGTGGTGCCGAGGTCGTCGATTTTTTGTCGCGGTGGGCACCTGATTGCGAGCGACTCGGTGCGACATTCTTCGAGATCACGACCGCCCTGGCATTTCATCATTTCGCCAGCAAAGCGGTAGACATTGCCATCATCGAAACCGGGCTCGGCGGACGGCTGGATGCGACCAATGTCATCACACCCCTCGTCGCCGGAGTGACGTCAATTTCCGTCGAGCATACCGAATATCTCGGCGACACACTGGAGATGATTGCTGCTGAAAAGGGAGGGATATTCAAACGGAACGTGCCGGCCGTGTTTGGTCCGATGCCCGACGAGGCCAGGAAATCCCTCATCGCCGCAGCAGCACGGGTGGGCGTATCCGAACTCATTTGCGGGTCGGACCGGCTTCGTCCACTGAATATCGACGTGGCGTTCGAAGGAACTGGTTTCGACGTATACGAAAGTGGTCAGCTGGTTCATCTTCGAACGGGGCTTGTCGGTGCGGAACAGGCGGCCAATGCCTGCACGGCGATGACAATGCTGAATGCAGCCGGACCCGGGTTTGGAACGATCGCCCGGGAGGCGGCGCCGGCACTGTTAGCCGTACACCTGCAGGGGCGCTTTCAGCGTGTCGGCAAAATCATTTTTGATGTGGCTCATAATCCCGACTCCATGGCGGCACTGATTCGAACACTTGCGGCGGTCGGCCCGCCGCGTCCGATTGTCGGCGTGCTGGGGATTCTCAGGGACAAGGACTGGAAGACAATGATTCGGCAGTTTTCCCGGATAGCGGACCGCATCGTTCTCACGCAGCCCCCAAGCGCGCCGGATACGCGGGCCTGGGACGTATCGGATGCGGCAGCGTTCGCCACTGGACAGGGTTGGACCGCGGCGGCGGAACCGGATTTCCGTCGCGCGCTCCACAGCGCTGTTACTGAAGGCAACAGCGTTGTAGTCACCGGCTCTTTTCACACCGTTGGCGATGCGCTGACCCTCGCCGATTCGCTCTGA
- the hisS gene encoding histidine--tRNA ligase, with the protein MTEIASGKLWRVRHEILPDCDSHSWRGIYCRLSFPPMAQAALPGFRDFYPSELAERAHIMRAWRDVMRRYAFVEYDGPPLEPLDLYRAKSGDELVGQLYTFTDKGGREVALRPEMTPTFARMVAARANSLRKPVRWFSIPQLFRYERQQKGRLREHFQLNADIVGEGSVAADAELLALAIDVVRSLGLGVSDVVARVSDRRLLQAVLTAEGVSGDSFPDVYGVIDKLGREPVDVSREKMTSAVGAALADRVLVIVNHSGLEDLAKTYAGVEAVAPHVDRLREYFSHLQALGVSDWVKLDLSIVRGLAYYTGIVFELFDARGEFRAICGGGRYDALLNTLGGVDLPALGFGMGDVVLGDLLRSRRLLPTTSAGADFWIAGDHECLTSSVMSVATRLRGHGRSVEYALKPQQLARQLKTASSAGAASAVLLLRDQFSDGQVTIKNLRDGSEQTLLLEDFIDSQR; encoded by the coding sequence ATGACTGAAATCGCGAGTGGCAAGCTATGGCGTGTTCGCCATGAAATTCTGCCCGATTGCGATAGTCATTCGTGGCGTGGCATCTACTGCAGGCTTAGCTTTCCACCGATGGCGCAGGCAGCATTACCCGGGTTCAGAGACTTCTATCCAAGTGAGCTCGCCGAGCGTGCGCACATCATGCGTGCGTGGCGCGACGTGATGCGTCGCTACGCGTTTGTCGAGTACGACGGGCCGCCGCTGGAGCCGCTCGACCTGTATCGGGCGAAGAGCGGCGATGAGCTTGTTGGCCAGCTCTACACCTTTACCGACAAAGGTGGACGTGAAGTCGCTCTGCGTCCCGAGATGACGCCTACATTCGCCCGCATGGTCGCTGCCCGTGCGAACAGTCTGAGAAAACCCGTGCGCTGGTTCTCCATCCCACAGCTTTTCCGGTACGAGCGCCAGCAGAAAGGCCGGCTGCGTGAGCACTTCCAGCTCAATGCTGATATTGTCGGTGAAGGGAGCGTGGCGGCGGATGCCGAGCTGCTTGCGCTCGCCATTGACGTGGTGCGCTCGCTTGGGCTCGGTGTGTCCGATGTTGTGGCGCGCGTTTCGGACCGGCGTCTGCTCCAGGCGGTGTTGACAGCCGAGGGCGTGAGTGGAGACTCGTTTCCGGATGTTTACGGAGTAATCGACAAGCTTGGCAGAGAACCAGTTGATGTGTCTCGCGAGAAGATGACCAGTGCCGTGGGTGCCGCATTGGCGGACCGGGTTCTTGTAATCGTCAACCATTCCGGCCTGGAGGACCTCGCGAAAACGTATGCGGGTGTCGAAGCAGTTGCTCCGCACGTGGATCGTCTCCGCGAGTATTTCAGTCACCTCCAGGCGCTCGGTGTGTCCGATTGGGTAAAACTCGATCTCTCGATCGTGCGCGGGCTCGCGTACTACACTGGTATTGTTTTCGAGCTGTTCGACGCACGTGGTGAGTTTCGCGCGATTTGTGGTGGTGGCAGGTACGACGCACTCCTCAACACGCTTGGCGGGGTTGACCTTCCCGCTCTTGGTTTTGGAATGGGCGATGTCGTGCTGGGTGATCTGCTGCGTTCGAGAAGACTTCTGCCGACAACGTCCGCGGGAGCGGATTTCTGGATTGCAGGCGACCATGAGTGCCTCACCAGTTCGGTCATGTCTGTTGCAACAAGGCTTCGGGGACACGGCCGAAGTGTCGAGTACGCTCTCAAGCCGCAACAGCTGGCGCGGCAGTTGAAGACAGCGTCGAGCGCCGGCGCGGCTTCGGCAGTGTTGTTGCTGCGCGACCAATTCAGCGATGGCCAAGTAACGATAAAGAATCTTCGTGACGGCAGTGAACAGACATTGCTGCTCGAAGATTTCATTGATTCACAGCGATAA
- the proS gene encoding proline--tRNA ligase, translating to MADDKKLTTRAADFSAWYNETVLRAELADYSPVRGCMVIRPRGYGIWERMQSRLDTVFKETGHQNAYFPLLIPESFLRKEAEHVEGFAPEVAVVTHGGGKELEEPLVIRPTSETIIYAMFAKWIQSYRDLPLLINQWANVVRWEMRTRLFLRTLEFLWQEGHTAHATEAEAEEEARRMLGVYRDFMEGWMAMPVVTGIKTNSERFAGALRTYSCEAMMQDNKALQAGTSHNLGQNFSKAFEVRFQTENGDTEFAWNTSWGVSTRLIGGLVMTHGDDCGLRIPPFLAPTELVIVPIWRSDEDKARVLEAAGRIRADLSGWERRKTGKLRVHLDDRVGVKPGAKYYEWELRGVPLRLEVGPRDLDANQCVLVRRDNRVKRTVTLDSIGEDVADLLSVMQTDMRVAAYERREANSLRGDISYDRFREVMEGNGAFVYAGFCGSEACELAIKEETKATIRVLPDGEFRSADAPATCLKCGGKSMHEALWAKAY from the coding sequence ATGGCTGACGACAAGAAACTGACAACCCGCGCCGCCGATTTCAGTGCCTGGTACAACGAGACCGTGCTTCGCGCCGAGCTCGCTGACTATTCGCCCGTGCGTGGCTGTATGGTCATCCGGCCACGCGGTTACGGTATATGGGAGCGCATGCAAAGTCGCCTCGATACCGTCTTCAAGGAAACCGGCCATCAGAACGCTTATTTCCCGCTGCTGATTCCCGAGAGTTTTCTTCGCAAGGAAGCGGAGCATGTCGAAGGGTTCGCACCTGAGGTCGCCGTTGTCACGCACGGCGGGGGAAAGGAACTGGAAGAACCTCTCGTAATCCGGCCGACTTCCGAAACGATCATTTACGCGATGTTTGCGAAGTGGATCCAGAGCTATCGCGATTTGCCCCTTCTCATTAATCAGTGGGCGAACGTCGTGCGGTGGGAGATGCGAACGAGATTGTTTCTTCGCACGCTGGAATTCCTCTGGCAGGAAGGCCACACGGCGCACGCGACTGAAGCAGAAGCGGAAGAGGAAGCACGCCGCATGCTCGGCGTGTACCGAGACTTCATGGAGGGGTGGATGGCAATGCCCGTCGTCACCGGTATCAAGACAAATTCAGAACGTTTCGCCGGTGCTCTCCGGACCTACTCGTGCGAAGCCATGATGCAGGACAACAAGGCGCTACAGGCCGGCACGTCCCACAATCTTGGCCAGAACTTCTCGAAGGCTTTCGAGGTCAGGTTTCAGACTGAAAATGGCGACACGGAGTTTGCATGGAACACAAGCTGGGGAGTATCGACTCGGCTGATCGGCGGGCTCGTGATGACGCACGGGGACGATTGCGGGCTTCGCATACCTCCATTCCTCGCGCCAACTGAACTCGTAATCGTCCCAATCTGGCGCAGCGACGAAGACAAGGCGCGGGTGCTCGAAGCGGCAGGCAGGATCCGCGCCGATCTCAGTGGCTGGGAGCGTCGAAAGACTGGCAAACTCCGGGTGCATCTGGATGACCGGGTAGGTGTCAAACCGGGGGCCAAGTATTATGAATGGGAGCTGCGCGGCGTCCCGCTGCGCCTCGAGGTCGGACCGCGCGACCTGGATGCCAACCAATGCGTTCTCGTGCGACGCGACAACAGAGTGAAGCGCACCGTGACGCTGGATTCCATCGGGGAGGATGTTGCTGACCTCTTGAGTGTGATGCAGACCGATATGCGAGTTGCAGCGTATGAGAGACGCGAGGCAAACAGCCTGCGAGGTGACATCAGCTACGACCGCTTCCGCGAAGTAATGGAAGGGAATGGCGCTTTCGTCTACGCCGGATTCTGTGGAAGTGAGGCATGCGAGCTCGCGATCAAGGAAGAGACCAAGGCGACTATCCGCGTGTTACCCGACGGAGAGTTCCGATCCGCCGATGCACCGGCCACCTGTCTCAAATGTGGCGGGAAGTCGATGCATGAAGCGCTCTGGGCAAAAGCATATTGA